In Spinacia oleracea cultivar Varoflay chromosome 5, BTI_SOV_V1, whole genome shotgun sequence, a single window of DNA contains:
- the LOC130461649 gene encoding protein FAR1-RELATED SEQUENCE 5-like — protein sequence MVSIDLNGEPEADDGTVVNFTTPNPPKEGMRFDSGFEFSEFCHRYAYNEGFEMFVSSDEIKKEYKDKGVSKKGIGELEAKAHMMQRIRLKCKKGGVKKSEGSNVTGCKVFVYGSCKNGEFIVVNCHLVHNHPLSPECSRMMVNYRSIDGATFDRIMINERGGVSVSRNFGTQLIEKGGFDNITFNKRDVRNAIAVERRKTMFEEGDAASLEKYFKSQRELNSDFYSSMQRDEDGILKNAFWSDARSRGTCKYFGDVISFDTTFSSNRYRMPFAPFVGVNHHGKSIVFAAALISHEDTETFVWVFEEWLKCMGKPPKGILTDQDKAIGKAISLVFPGVPHRLCLWHMLQNASRNLGKLAEWKSIDTLIRTAVHDMLDPEEFDEAWCLVMDTYNQRKGWMLDAYDNRQQWAPAYNRGRFWAGMSSTQRSEGMNRYFKTQVDLECGLLQFIKNYEFCMNIKAEEEKEDNFDCVDKPPQIDVDKSVLAEYVFHKVYTNEMFADIVRERKGLTHTNVTKIDAIGSLMLYRADEKLTSPHWRKRFKSYTVKVDKVIGEVSCSCQLFEFRGILCRHILKAMDVEDFQFIPEKYILDRWRKQVRSYESLRVSYYDPEESRRLAKAKELSLRHNYLKELAMHNDVAYKLYTEATNIVRLKMEDAVGIRKTGDQGDTSIVWWDPEARNVFGRRRLRPRECNERALKRTVQPVQDDVIKTPVDKRHVGREKKGPCSIYDKSKKKQACTHAEIAANEELIGSMYGHIPSYRARQEHANNVNDERVHPYYNGPVFDDIPESSQINLCEDISQTFDYNTYEWRTRLGGRLTM from the exons ATGGTTAGTATAGACCTAAATGGTGAACCAGAGGCCGACGATGGTACTGTTGTCAATTTTACTACGCCGAACCCCCCTAAAGAAGGAATGCGTTTTGACTCCGGTTTTGAATTTAGTGAATTTTGTCACCGCTATGCTTACAACGAAGGTTTTGAGATGTTTGTGAGTAGTGATGAGATAAAGAAAGAGTATAAGGATAAGGGTGTAAGTAAGAAAGGTATAGGAGAACTTGAGGCTAAGGCGCATATGATGCAACGAATAAGATTAAAATGCAAGAAGGGAGGTGTTAAAAAAAGCGAGGGGTCTAATGTTACAGGTTGCAAAGTCTTTGTTTATGGTTCATGTAAAAATGGAGAGTTTATAGTTGTTAATTGTCATTTGGTGCATAATCACCCTCTAAGCCCCGAATGTAGTCGAATGATGGTTAATTACCGTAGCATTGATGGAGCTACCTTCGATAGGATAATGATAAATGAAAGGGGGGGTGTGAGCGTTAGTAGAAACTTTGGCACTCAACTGATTGAAAAAGGTGGTTTTGATAATATTACGTTCAACAAAAGGGATGTTAGAAATGCCATAGCTGTTGAACGTCGTAAAACAATGTTTGAGGAAGGAGATGCTGCTAGTCTTGAAAAGTATTTCAAATCACAACGAGAATTGAATAGCGATTTTTATAGTTCTATGCAACGAGATGAAGACGGTATTTTAAAGAACGCATTCTGGTCTGATGCGCGTAGcagaggaacttgcaaatacTTCGGGGATGTGATTAGTTTCGACACCACCTTCTCTAGCAATAG GTATCGTATGCCGTTTGCCCCTTTTGTTGGCGTCAACCACCACGGGAAATCAATTGTATTCGCCGCCGCTTTAATATCACATGAAGATACTGAAACTTTTGTTTGGGTTTTTGAGGAATGGTTGAAGTGCATGGGAAAGCCTCCAAAGGGCATTTTAACCGACCAAGACAAGGCAATAGGTAAGGCAATTAGCCTAGTTTTCCCAGGTGTTCCACACCGTCTTTGTTTGTGGCACATGCTACAGAATGCCTCTCGGAACCTTGGCAAACTTGCTGAATGGAAAAGCATTGATACACTTATTAGAACGGCCGTTCATGATATGCTCGATCCTGAGGAGTTTGATGAGGCTTGGTGTCTTGTGATGGACACATATAATCAACGTAAGGGCTGGATGCTGGATGCTTACGATAACCGTCAACAATGGGCTCCAGCCTACAATAGAGGTAGATTTTGGGCCGGAATGTCATCAACACAGCGAAGTGAAGGTATGAATCGTTACTTCAAAACTCAAGTAGACCTAGAATGTGGATTGCTGCAGTTCATTAAAAACTATGAGTTTTGTATGAATATAAAGGCAGAGGAAGAAAAGGAGGATAATTTTGATTGTGTAGATAAGCCTCCTCAAATTGATGTTGACAAGAGTGTGTTAGCTGAGTACGTTTTCCATAAGGTTTACACCAACGAAATGTTTGCTGATATCGTGCGTGAGCGTAAAGGTTTAACCCacacaaatgttaccaaaattgATGCAATAGGATCACTTATGTTGTATAGAGCTGATGAGAAACTGACCTCCCCTCATTGGAGGAAACGGTTCAAAAGCTACACCGTTAAAGTAGATAAGGTTATAGGAGAGGTAAGTTGTTCATGTCAGTTGTTTGAATTTAGAGGTATTCTATGTAGGCATATACTCAAAGCCATGGATGTGGAGGATTTTCAATTTATACCTGAGAAATATATACTAGATAGATGGAGGAAGCAAGTTAGGTCTTATGAGAGCTTGAGGGTTTCATACTATGATCCGGAGGAATCAAGACGGCTAGCAAAAGCTAAAGAGCTATCTTTAAGGCACAATTATTTGAAAGAATTGGCCATGCATAATGACGTTGCATACAAGCTGTATACGGAAGCTACTAATATTGTTAGGCTAAAAATGGAGGATGCGGTGGGGATACGTAAAACGGGTGACCAAGGAGATACGTCTATTGTGTGGTGGGATCCTGAAGCACGTAATGTGTTTGGTCGTCGTAGGTTAAGGCCAAGAGAGTGTAATGAGCGTGCTTTAAAAAGGACAGTTCAACCCGTTCAAGATGATGTGATTAAAACCCCTGTTGATAAGAGGCATGTTGGTAGGGAAAAGAAAGGACCTTGTTCAATTTACGACAAATCTAAGAAGAAACAAGCATGTACGCACGCCGAGATTGCAGCCAATGAG GAACTTATCGGCTCCATGTATGGGCATATTCCTAGCTACCGGGCTAGGCAAGAACATGCAAACAACGTCAACGATGAACGCGTACATCCTTACTACAATGGACCTGTGTTTGACGACATTCCCGAAAGTTCGCAAATAAATTTATGTGAAGATATATCTCAGACTTTCGATTACAATACATATGAATGGCGTACACGACTCGGCGGTCGACTTACAATGTAG
- the LOC110804492 gene encoding GDSL esterase/lipase At4g26790-like: MVSYVSSLFFYFILLQLLLKQISPVAGSKIPALIVFGDSTVDTGNNNGLNTILKSNFAPYGRDFEGGRPTGRFCNGRVASDFFSEYLGLNKTLPAYLDTSFNMSDFVTGVNFASAGTGYDNTTTAVFNVIPLTKEIEYYKEYQQKLRDYIGVDKANDILSRAVYIMSMGTNDFLESYFLRPTLKIKYTVQEYEDHLVSIAKNFVEEIYSLGARKITLAGLPPMGCLPLERTIHFKAITKCNEYYNNVALEYNAKLKAMLDLLSTQLPAIQLYFSDPYYIILQMIQTPSQFGMTESSKACCGTGYVEMSYLCIVDDKLSCSDAGKYVFWDSFHPSEKAYQILSQDIFNNVLYKFL; encoded by the exons ATGGTTTCTTACGTCTCTTccttgttcttttattttatccTCCTACAATTACTCCTAAAACAAATTTCCCCGGTAGCCGGTAGTAAGATTCCGGCATTGATTGTATTTGGTGACTCGACCGTCGACACCGGGAATAACAATGGGCTAAATACAATACTAAAGAGCAACTTTGCGCCTTATGGTCGAGACTTTGAAGGTGGCCGCCCCACAGGTCGATTTTGTAACGGCCGAGTGGCATCAGATTTCTTCTCTGAATACTTAGGGCTCAATAAAACTTTGCCGGCGTATTTGGACACTAGTTTTAATATGAGTGATTTTGTTACTGGAGTCAATTTTGCTTCTGCGGGTACCGGTTATGATAATACTACTACTGCTGTCTTT AATGTGATACCACTAACAAAGGAAATCGAATATTACAAGGAGTATCAACAAAAACTACGAGACTATATTGGGGTAGACAAAGCAAACGATATACTTAGCAGAGCAGTATACATAATGAGTATGGGAACGAATGACTTTCTAGAAAGCTACTTCTTACGGCCTACACTCAAGATTAAATACACAGTCCAAGAGTACGAGGATCATCTTGTAAGTATCGCCAAGAATTTTGTTGAGGAGATTTACAGTCTTGGAGCTCGTAAAATTACGTTGGCAGGGCTTCCTCCCATGGGTTGCTTACCATTAGAGAGGACTATACATTTTAAGGCAATTACTAAGTGCAATGAATACTACAACAATGTTGCCCTTGAATATAATGCTAAATTGAAGGCCATGTTGGATTTACTTAGTACACAATTGCCTGCCATCCAACTCTATTTTTCTGACCCTTATTACATTATTCTCCAAATGATTCAAACACCTTCACAGTTTG GGATGACTGAATCATCAAAGGCATGTTGTGGAACTGGCTATGTGGAGATGAGTTATCTGTGCATTGTGGATGATAAATTAAGTTGCTCCGATGCTGGAAAATACGTTTTCTGGGATTCTTTTCATCCAAGTGAAAAAGCCTACCAGATTTTGTCTCAAGATATCTTTAATAATGTCTTGTACAAATTTCTTTAA
- the LOC110804501 gene encoding uncharacterized protein codes for MEPPLANMVGFQSQPSANYAESVESSPKSSTQQADWDEPLPPVPGAKLRLMCSYGGHIIPRPHDKNLFYVGGETRIVVAERNSSLSDLTSRLSHTLLDGRKFTLKYQLPNEELDSLISVSSDEDLDNMVEEYDRIAANNDSFLKPASSRVRLFLFLAKPETAQTMGALMDEAQSETWFVDALNGADLLSRGLSDSAAAVGDLLRLDSDPGMQQLPPGCTHIPAQPKVFAQDVHSIQSVMSDSPMVENTSSFDSSTSSPSMAHLPPIRVRIEEMSDGNTRLQEEMKGRGALEDHFSSQLRVTPPPIPTSAPTYAAVVNPIIMNNNDERLSDHGASRKPPLPLPMPQRMSDGFNLLSPNDSKYAAAGFNLPSPDSVNRPFHHDLAQVTSSNETKPPTNNQEQRSDNRTPSPQNQNHQLQQPQDPTNQYMYPPQQHDQQQQQQQQQQQLQQQQQQQQQQQQQQQHQFIQENMHYIPQLPPSYRPVYAPQQPIHPQLDHQQYPMYYLPVNQTQPYNVAQPRAMVQPSSVAHAQPPVYATRAAVAQTNNQFQQYLGYNAVVQPINGGPGNYGHYDYAHNQVYYTGQLAAAAAPVNTSQYQSITPAQAAMIAEASLQLPKTADCAKQPPTS; via the exons ATGGAGCCACCATTGGCAAACATGGTGGGCTTTCAGTCCCAACCTAGCGCAAACTATGCGGAATCAGTGGAATCCTCTCCTAAGTCGTCCACCCAACAAGCAGATTGGGATGAGCCGCTACCACCAGTACCCGGGGCGAAACTTCGACTAATGTGCAGCTATGGAGGCCACATTATCCCCCGCCCACACGATAAGAATCTATTTTACGTAGGAGGAGAGACTCGAATCGTAGTAGCCGAAAGAAACTCATCCCTCTCTGATCTTACGAGTCGTCTTTCTCATACTCTACTCGACGGTAGAAAGTTCACCCTAAAGTATCAACTCCCGAATGAGGAGTTAGATTCATTGATTTCTGTAAGCAGTGATGAAGATCTGGATAACATGGTGGAAGAGTATGATCGTATTGCTGCTAATAATGATTCATTTTTGAAGCCGGCTTCAAGCAGGGTTCGTTTGTTCTTGTTTTTGGCTAAGCCGGAAACGGCTCAGACCATGGGAGCCTTGATGGATGAAGCGCAGTCTGAAACTTGGTTTGTGGATGCTCTCAATGGAGCTGATTTGTTGTCTAGAGGGTTATCTGATTCAGCTGCCGCTGTTGGTGATTTGTTAAGACTTGATAGTGATCCTGGTATGCAACAACTTCCACCTGGGTGCACTCATATTCCTGCACAACCAAAAGTCTTTGCCCAA GATGTACACTCCATACAATCTGTAATGTCAGACTCGCCAATGGTTGAGAACACATCATCCTTCGACTCATCAACCTCATCTCCATCCATGGCTCACTTGCCTCCGATTCGTGTCCGAATAGAAGAGATGAGCGATGGAAATACTAGGTTGCAGGAAGAAATGAAGGGAAGAGGAGCATTAGAAGATCACTTTTCATCACAACTCAGAGTTACTCCACCTCCAATTCCTACTTCAGCACCAACTTATGCTGCAGTTGTTAATCCTATAATAATGAATAACAACGACGAGAGGTTGTCGGATCACGGGGCGTCAAGGAAGCCACCACTGCCTCTTCCAATGCCACAGAGAATGAGTGACGGTTTCAATTTGCTATCCCCAAATGACTCAAAGTATGCTGCTGCTGGCTTTAACCTGCCATCCCCTGATTCTGTTAACAG ACCGTTCCATCATGATCTAGCTCAAGTTACCAGCTCCAACGAGACCAAACCTCCAACTAATAACCAAGAACAAAGATCAGACAACCGCACTCCCTCACCTCAAAATCAAAACCATCAACTTCAACAACCACAAGACCCTACCAATCAATACATGTATCCTCCACAACAACATGatcaacagcaacagcaacaacaacagcaacaacaactgcaacagcaacagcaacagcaacagcaacagcaacagcaacagcaacaccAGTTCATCCAAGAAAACATGCATTACATCCCACAACTGCCACCATCATATCGGCCAGTCTACGCGCCACAACAACCAATCCACCCTCAACTAGATCATCAGCAATACCCAATGTATTATCTACCTGTCAACCAAACTCAGCCTTACAATGTTGCTCAACCGCGGGCAATGGTTCAGCCTTCGTCAGTGGCTCATGCTCAACCACCTGTCTACGCCACCAGAGCGGCTGTTGCACAAACAAATAACCAGTTTCAACAATACCTTGGTTACAATGCAGTTGTTCAGCCAATCAACGGGGGTCCGGGGAATTATGGCCATTACGATTACGCTCATAATCAGGTATATTATACAGGACaacttgctgctgctgctgcaccGGTGAATACTTCTCAATATCAAAGCATAACACCCGCTCAAGCGGCTATGATTGCTGAAGCTTCTTTGCAGTTACCTAAAACAGCTGACTGTGCTAAGCAACCCCCAACATCATAA
- the LOC110780420 gene encoding uncharacterized protein, which produces MVVVATISQLSLQFPPKHTQFKPIYPPKPRSQVFCCLSIDPPTLESSNVEERKGKQLRVVFAAGGAGGQIFPAVAIADEIRIINPDAQILFIGTDAGMESTAVPASGYEFSAIPATPLSRPILSVNNLSIPLKWVKSMAASWKIMKDFKPEIVVGTGGYVSFPICLIAAIKGLRMVIQEQSSIPGLANWFLSLVADLVFVAYNSSVDRFPTDKKKIVVSGNPVRLLIKKFVSKAVARTYFFPRLAKVSESEAVVLLVLGGSFGANSMNIALFNIYFQMLEQRPNLHIIWETGVESFNEMESLVRNHPRLVLAPFLRSMDMGYGAADLIVSRAGSMTCTELLVTGKPAILIPSPNDAEGHQFQNASLMADLAGSRILTEDELDSTTLRNAITDIIDNDVLMSAMSDRALQAAKPNAGEEIAERVIALVESSSVKA; this is translated from the exons ATGGTGGTGGTTGCAACAATCTCTCAACTGTCCCTACAATTCCCACCAAAACATACCCAATTCAAACCCATTTACCCACCAAAACCCAGGTCCCAAGTTTTCTGTTGCTTGTCAATTGACCCTCCAACACTTGAATCTTCCAATGTAGAGGAGAGAAAGGGGAAGCAATTAAGAGTTGTTTTTGCCGCCGGCGGAGCTGGGGGGCAGATATTCCCTGCTGTAGCAATTGCAGATGAGATCAGGATTATAAACCCAGATGCACAAATTCTATTTATTGGTACTGATGCAGGGATGGAGAGCACGGCGGTGCCGGCTTCCGGATACGAATTTTCCGCCATACCCGCCACCCCATTAAGCCGGCCGATTTTATCTGTAAACAATTTGAGTATTCCTTTGAAATGGGTGAAGTCAATGGCTGCAAGTTGGAAGATAATGAAAGATTTCAAACCCGAAATTGTGGTTGGAACTGGGGGTTATGTGTCTTTCCCAATTTGCCTAATTGCTGCTATTAAAGGGTTGAGAATGGTGATCCAAGAACAAAGCTCCATTCCTGGGTTGGCCAATTGGTTTCTTTCCCTTGTTGCTGATTTAGTTTTTGTAGCTTATAATTCATCTGTTGACCGGTTTCCTACTGACAAGAAGAAGATTGTGGTGAGTGGGAATCCGGTTAGGTTGTTAATAAAGAAGTTTGTGTCAAAAGCCGTGGCAAGGACGTATTTTTTCCCTAGGTTGGCTAAGGTATCAGAATCGGAGGCGGTGGTGCTGCTGGTGCTTGGGGGATCCTTTGGGGCTAATTCTATGAACATTGCTCTattcaatatttattttcaGATGTTGGAGCAGCGGCCAAATTTGCATATAATTTGGGAGACTGGTGTTGAATCATTCAATGAGATGGAGAGCCTTGTTCGAAACCATCCTCGATTGGTATTGGCACC GTTTTTGCGTTCTATGGACATGGGATATGGAGCTGCAGATCTTATTGTTTCTAGGGCTGGATCGATGACTTGTACTGAACTACTAGTTACAGGGAAACCTGCCATCCTG ATCCCATCTCCAAATGATGCAGAAGGACATCAATTTCAAAATGCATCTTTAATGGCAGATTTAGCTGGTTCAAGAATTCTAACTGAAGATGAACTTGACTCAACAACGCTACGAAATGCGATCACGGACATTATTG ATAATGATGTGCTCATGTCAGCAATGTCAGATAGAGCATTACAGGCCGCAAAGCCAAATGCTGGTGAAGAGATTGCTGAGCGTGTGATTGCTTTGGTTGAATCATCATCTGTGAAAGCATGA
- the LOC110804493 gene encoding uncharacterized protein: MTETNSNTNLNPYKDPLFIAVNENATTSLGSILLDGNNFMNWSRSIRIALGAKNKLVFLKGKHPKPTEGADEMQKWTRYDYMVRSWLLDTMKPEIASSLVIMPSTKRLREEIVERYGQTSAPQLFQPKKDLWFVEQNNMSVSEYYCKLKDLWIAQYLSKSDYMLPSVVL, translated from the coding sequence ATGACTGAAACAAACTCAAACACAAATCTTAACCCCTACAAAGATCCTCTTTTTATTGCTGTAAATGAGAATGCAACAACATCTTTGGGAAGCATACTTCTTGATGGAAACAACTTCATGAACTGGAGCAGAAGCATTAGAATTGCTCTTGGTGCAAAGAACAAGCTTGTATTCCTTAAAGGAAAGCATCCAAAGCCCACTGAAGGAGCAGATGAAATGCAGAAATGGACTAGGTATGACTATATGGTGAGATCTTGGTTACTAGACACGATGAAGCCTGAAATTGCAAGTAGCTTGGTGATTATGCCATCCACCAAAAGACTTCGGGAAGAGATAGTTGAGAGGTATGGACAGACAAGTGCACCTCAACTATTTCAACCGAAGAAAGATCTATGGTTCGTTGAACAAAataatatgagtgtgagtgaaTATTATTGCAAGTTGAAGGATCTTTGGATTGCACAATATTTGTCAAAATCCGACTACATGCTGCCAAGTGTTGTATTATAA